From one Salmo salar chromosome ssa09, Ssal_v3.1, whole genome shotgun sequence genomic stretch:
- the LOC106612752 gene encoding odorant receptor 131-2-like: protein MQNLTELPGNAINSQTSLSVIIKVCVVISFFCIFLYCIIIMLHTFASHRQFLDNSRYILFAYMLINDTLQLLSSVLLFLFIVGKVKFAIVYCAPLLFFSTATFHNTPLILAAMSLERYVAIFYPLQRPAAWHADRIWIIILSLWLVSCILPIVDFSLGKPQPGVNVISTPVICRTTVLNSSPVQTLFKVSLNGLFFAAVLAIIMFTYMRILLETRKMRQDRASVAKAMHTVLLHGFQLLLCMIAFTQPVLESLISMHAGWLAEHISFFIYFCFILLPRFLSPLIYGLRDESLRSYVMGDVLCCSHKHRFRVKVRVSPRAPATTQTLGQGQPQSQIHIFI from the coding sequence ATGCAGAATCTGACCGAACTTCCAGGCAATGCAATCAACTCACAAACGAGCCTGTCTGTAATAATCAAGGTGTGTGTGGTGATCTCTTTCTTCTGCATCTTTCTCTACTGCATCATCATCATGCTGCACACCTTCGCCTCCCACAGACAGTTCCTGGACAACTCCCGATACATCCTGTTTGCCTACATGCTGATCAATGACACTCtgcagctcctctcctctgtcctcctcttcctcttcattgTTGGCAAAGTGAAGTTTGCCATCGTCTACTGTGCCCCTCTACTCTTCTTCTCCACCGCTACCTTCCAcaacacccctctgatcctggcAGCTATGTCCCTGGAGCGCTACGTGGCCATCTTCTATCCTCTGCAGCGTCCAGCTGCCTGGCACGCTGACCGTATCTGGATCATCATCCTGAGCCTGTGGCTGGTCAGCTGCATCCTGCCCATTGTGGACTTCTCTCTGGGAAAGCCACAGCCTGGCGTCAATGTCATCTCAACCCCAGTGATCTGCAGAACCACGGTCCTCAACTCGTCCCCTGTCCAGACACTGTTTAAGGTGTCCCTGAATGGGCTGTTCTTCGCGGCGGTATTGGCCATCATCATGTTCACCTACATGAGGATCCTGCTGGAGACCAGGAAGATGCGTCAGGACCGGGCGTCGGTGGCCAAGGCCATGCATACAGTGCTGCTCCACGGCTTTCAGCTGCTTCTGTGCATGATTGCCTTCACCCAACCGGTCTTGGAGAGCCTCATCAGTATGcacgctggctggctggccgagCACATCTCCTTCTTCATCTACTTCTGCTTCATACTGCTGCCGCGCTTCCTTAGCCCGCTCATCTATGGTCTGAGAGATGAGAGCTTGAGGAGCTACGTGATGGGAGATGTACTGTGCTGCTCGCACAAACACAGGTTCAGGGTCAAGGTCAGGGTCAGCCCCAGAGCCCCGGCCACCACACAGACACTGGGTCAGGGTCAGCCCCAGAGCCAAATCCATATTTTTATTTGA